One Carassius auratus strain Wakin chromosome 16, ASM336829v1, whole genome shotgun sequence genomic window carries:
- the prdm1a gene encoding PR domain zinc finger protein 1a, whose product MCGWDQSVLAASHHSSAMLTTEGAPYAVDNEELKMDVEDVDMTKWTEEEFEEKCTYVVKDHTWEGPLENPELTRAEVSLPRNLAFKHPADSKEVIGVVSREFIPKGTRFGPLVGESYTAENVPKDANRKYFWRIYSNGEFHHFVDGLDEEKSNWMRYVNPAHSQQEQNLAACQNGMNIYFYTVKAIPADQELLVWYCPEFASRLNYPASGEIMMQKLKQSLIEATQQVNEVKRPVKREHSVSEILKDVLQEPSRPLPTRPRCPKSPNRPLYPSAVYPLHPPLSEDFLKTTTVFGLPNRSQRQCSVTPSPSAHSSPERSPESSPTPASLEPRDTLLSFSPALYSRGLNHYPGYSPAGSMPFYPNPHYSRYLMPHYPLSSLSGPPTLGGIFPHMYPFYSSLVPPHVPFPPGMLPSEGSRQFLLPPDSPAPRDILLPAATSAFSAATSLKDKPVHGHGHLYAPAGGSPTVGSAAPTGRVPTKPTSAILSTSRSEDKAINLSKMKQGSAGYKSLDYPLKKQNGKIKYECNVCTKTFGQLSNLKVHLRVHSGERPFKCQTCNKGFTQLAHLQKHYLVHTGEKPHECQVCHKRFSSTSNLKTHLRLHSGEKPYQCKICPAKFTQFVHLKLHKRLHTRERPHQCPHCHHNYIHLSSLRLHLKGYCLAISPSPSCSLDELNRVNEEIERFDISDNADRLEEMEGFDVENMVEKQIFGLLWQEMDFKVSYHKGSTGGDLHPPPPALTTYRLNQYGSEASVIKVHCSSPIQLLPVKVKKETEEAMET is encoded by the exons ATGTGTGGCTGGGACCAGAGCGTCCTG gcTGCTTCTCATCACAGCTCGGCCATGTTGACTACTGAGGGAGCACCCTACGCCGTGGACAATGAGGAGCTCAAGATGGATGTAGAGGATGTCGACATGACAAAATGGACGGAGGAAGAGTTTGAGGAGAAATGCACGTACGTCGTAAAAGACCACACCTGGGAGGGTCCTCTGGAGAACCCAGAACTCACCCGGGCCGAGGTGTCCTTACCTAGAAACCTGGCCTTCAAACACCCAGCAGACTCTAAAGAG GTTATTGGTGTAGTAAGCAGAGAATTCATCCCCAAAGGCACACGGTTTGGCCCCCTTGTGGGAGAAAGTTACACTGCAGAAAATGTCCCCAAAGATGCGAACAGGAAGTACTTCTGGCGG ATATACTCAAATGGAGAGTTCCATCATTTTGTGGACGGACTGGACGAGGAGAAGAGTAACTGGATGCGTTATGTGAATCCAGCACATTCCCAGCAGGAACAGAACCTTGCTGCCTGTCAAAACGGCATGAACATCTATTTCTACACCGTGAAGGCCATTCCAGCTGATCAGGAACTACTGGTGTGGTACTGCCCTGAGTTTGCCAGTCGTCTCAACTACCCTGCCTCTGGAGAGATTATGATGCAAAAACTCA AGCAGAGCCTGATTGAAGCCACACAGCAAGTGAATGAAGTCAAGCGCCCAGTGAAACGAGAGCACAGTGTTTCAGAGATTTTGAAAGATGTACTGCAAGAACCCAGCAGACCACTTCCCACCCGTCCCCGCTGCCCCAAAAGCCCAAACCGACCTCTTTACCCCAGTGCTGTTTATCCGCTCCACCCTCCCCTAAGCGAAGACTTTTTAAAGACTACCACAGTATTTGGCCTCCCGAACCGCTCCCAAAGACAGTGTTCAGTGACACCCAGCCCTTCAGCACACAGCAGTCCGGAGAGAAGTCCAGAAAGCAGTCCCACACCAGCATCCCTTGAGCCAAGAGACAcccttctctccttctctccagCACTCTACAGCCGTGGCCTGAACCACTACCCAGGCTACTCACCAGCAGGCTCCATGCCATTCTACCCTAACCCGCACTACTCACGCTACCTCATGCCCCACTACCCTCTTAGTAGTCTGAGTGGACCACCTACTTTGGGCGGTATATTTCCACACATGTACCCGTTTTATAGCAGCTTGGTACCCCCTCATGTACCCTTCCCACCTGGTATGCTTCCGTCTGAGGGTAGTCGACAATTTCTTCTTCCACCTGACTCTCCGGCTCCCAGAGACATCCTGCTCCCGGCGGCCACCAGTGCCTTTTCTGCAGCCACCTCTCTGAAAGACAAACCAGTCCATGGGCATGGGCACCTCTACGCTCCCGCTGGTGGGTCTCCAACAGTTGGCTCTGCAGCCCCTACCGGACGTGTTCCTACCAAGCCTACCTCAGCAATCCTGAGTACCAGCCGCTCGGAGGATAAGGCGATCAATCTTAGCAAGATGAAACAAGGTTCCGCAGGCTACAAAAGTCTAGATTACCCACTTAAGAAGCAGAACGGGAAGATCAAGTATGAGTGCAATGTCTGCACCAAGACTTTTGGTCAACTTTCCAATCTCAAG GTGCATCTGCGTGTCCATAGTGGTGAAAGACCCTTTAAGTGTCAGACCTGCAATAAAGGTTTCACTCAGCTGGCCCACCTGCAGAAACACTACTTGGTCCACACAGGAGAGAAACCCCATGAGTGCCAG GTGTGTCACAAGCGTTTCAGCAGCACTAGCAACTTGAAGACCCATTTGCGACTGCACTCTGGTGAAAAGCCCTACCAGTGCAAGATCTGTCCAGCCAAGTTTACACAGTTTGTCCACCTCAAGCTGCACAAACGGTTGCACACACGAGAGCGTCCACACCAATGCCCACATTGCCACCACAACTACATTCACCTTAGCAGCCTGCGGCTCCACCTCAAGGGCTACTGCTTAGCCATCTCTCCTTCTCCCAGCTGCAGCCTGGATGAACTCAACCGCGTGAATGAGGAAATTGAACGCTTTGACATCAGTGATAATGCGGATAGACTGGAAGAAATGGAAGGGTTTGACGTGGAGAACATGGTAGAGAAACAGATCTTTGGCCTGCTCTGGCAGGAGATGGATTTTAAGGTGTCTTATCACAAAGGTAGCACTGGAGGAGACCTGCACCCCCCACCACCTGCATTAACTACATATCGTTTGAACCAGTATGGCAGTGAGGCCTCTGTCATCAAGGTTCATTGCAGCAGCCCTATCCAGCTCCTACCTGTCAAGGTTAAAAAGGAGACAGAGGAGGCCATGGAAACCTAG